From the genome of Triticum aestivum cultivar Chinese Spring chromosome 3B, IWGSC CS RefSeq v2.1, whole genome shotgun sequence, one region includes:
- the LOC123066948 gene encoding uncharacterized protein — protein MARAFPMGVVAAAAVLVVLCAVISSAAAQPRPPLPKNSHMITPGRFGKRAQVLSCDDTKDGNSPCSATCDKRCPNECVVMCPGCKTYCLCDFYPGVSCGDPRFTGADGNNFYFHGKKDQDFCVISDADLHINAHFIGKRNPAMSRDFTWIQALGIRFADHRMYMGAQKTTKWKNDVDRLELNLDGESFNIATDIGAKWQSTVVPGLTVTRTTVTNGVRVQLKGVFDIMAKVVPITQEDSRVHNYGVTDDDSLAHLDIGFKFYDLTDDVHGVLGQTYRPDYVNKLSVSASMPVMGGVASYISSDIFSTDCKVARFGLSTGISMVTTTAN, from the exons ATGGCCAGGGCTTTCCCCATGGGAGTGGTGGCCGCCGCGGCCGTGCTGGTGGTGCTGTGTGCCGTCATTTCTTCTGCCGCCGCGCAGCCTCGTCCCCCTCTGCCAAAGAACTCCCACATGATCACCCCGGGGCGGTTCGGGAAGAGGGCCCAGGTGCTCTCCTGCGACGACACCAAGGACGGGAACAGCCCCTGCAGCGCCACCTGCGACAAGCGCTGCCCCAACGAGTGCGTCGTCATGTGCCCAGGCTGCAAGACATACTGCT TGTGTGACTTTTACCCCGGGGTGTCATGTGGCGACCCGCGTTTCACAGGAGCCGACGGCAACAACTTCTACTTCCACGGCAAGAAGGACCAGGACTTCTGTGTCATCTCCGATGCTGACCTCCATATCAACGCTCACTTCATCGGCAAGCGCAACCCAGCTATGAGCCGTGACTTCACCTGGATCCAAGCGCTGGGCATCCGCTTCGCTGATCACCGCATGTACATGGGCGCCCAGAAGACCACCAAGTGGAAGAACGACGTCGACCGCCTTGAGTTGAACCTCGATGGAGAATCATTCAACATCGCTACAGACATCGGGGCAAAGTGGCAGTCCACTGTTGTGCCTGGCCTGACCGTCACGAGGACCACCGTGACCAATGGCGTGAGGGTCCAGCTTAAGGGTGTGTTTGACATCATGGCTAAGGTGGTGCCCATCACGCAGGAGGACTCCCGCGTCCACAACTACGGTGTAACTGACGATGACAGCCTCGCGCATCTGGACATCGGGTTCAAGTTCTATGACCTCACCGACGACGTTCATGGTGTCCTTGGCCAGACCTACCGCCCTGACTACGTCAACAAGCTCAGCGTGAGCGCTAGCATGCCTGTGATGGGTGGTGTAGCCAGCTACATCTCCTCTGACATTTTCTCCACCGACTGCAAGGTCGCTAGGTTCGGACTTAGCACCGGCATCTCCATGGTCACCACCACCGCAAACTAA